GACCTCGTGAGCCGCCGCCCGGACATCGTCGCGGCCCGTTGGCGCGTCGATGCATTCACGCACGAAGTGAAAGAAGTCAAGGCCGAGTTCTATCCCGACATCAACCTGAGCGCCGCGATCGGCCTAGACGCGTTCGGCTTCGGCCGCTTCCTGACCGCGGCGAGCCGCACCGCCGGCCTGGGTTCGGCGATCCATCTGCCGATTTTCGACGCGGGTGCGCTGCGAGCGCAATTGAAGGGCCGTTACGCCGATTTTGACGACGCCGTCGCAACCTACAACCAGACGCTGATCAACGCCTTGAGCAACGTGGCGACGCAACTCGCCCATATCCGTTCGAGCGACGTCCAGCTTAGCGATGCGCAAACAGCGCAACGAGCCGCGCGCGAAGCCGACGATCTGGCAATCACGCAATACAAGGCCGGCCTGACGAATCAACTGACCGTACTCAACGCCGACATGAACGCGCTGCGGGCGGATCAGGCCGTCGCCAACTTGCAGATGGACCGGCGCGACCAGCAAATTGCCCTTGCATCGGCGCTCGGCGGCGGCTACGTCGATACGTCGGCCAATACGACACGCAGCGCGAAGTGTGCTGCACCTTCCAACTCCGTCGTCGCCGCGCATTGAATCGGCACGTTCGCAAACTCCCTAGAGAATTGACATGAGCGATACCATCACGACCAACCGCACGAGCGCGGCCCCGGCGCAATCGAACCGCAACGATGCACACGACGCGCCCACCGGAACCTTGCCGAACGCGACACCGCCCGGCGCCTCAGGCAAGCGCAAGCTGTGGCTCGCCCTCCTGGGCATTGGGGTCGCGATCGCGGGTGCAGCGTATGGCGCCTACGACTTCACGTATGGGCAGTATCACGAGGCGACCGACGACGCGTACGTCAACGGCAACCTCGTTCAAATCACGCCGCAAGTGACGGGCACAGTCGACGCCGTCGATGCGGACGACACACAGATCGTGAAAGCGGGCGCCCCGGTCGTCACGCTGGACCCGGCCGATTCGAAGATCGCACTTTTGAACGCCGAAGCGGCGCTCGGCGAGGCCGTGCGAAAGGTGAGCGCGCTCTACGTGAACAACGATTACTACGCAGCCGACGTCGCACAACGCGCGTCGGACTTGGCCCGCGCGCAGGACGATTTGCAACGCCGTGTCGCGGTGGCCAACACCGGTGCGGTGTCGGCGGAAGACGTCGCGCACGCTCGCGATGCCGTGGCCGCCGCTCAGGCAGCGCTCGACGCGGCTCGTCAGCAGGCGCGCTCGAATCGCGCGCTGACCGCCCGCACGTCCATCGAACAGCATCCGGACGTGCGAGCGGCCGCCGCAAGGCTGCGCGACGCCTACCTCGAGTACGCACGCAATACGCTGCCTGCGCCGGTGACGGGATATGTCGCGCAGCGCTCGGTGCAAGTGGGAGAGCGCGTCGCCCCGGGCACGCCGCTGATGTCGATCGTGCCGCTCGACGGCGTATGGGTCGATGCGAACTTCAAGGAAGGACAACTGCGCCGGATGCGCATCGGTGAGCCGGTTACGATGACGTCGGATGTCTACGGTTCGAGCGTCAAATACCACGGACGGGTAATCGGCTTCTCGGCCGGCACGGGCAGTGCGTTCGCAACGTTGCCGGCGCAGAACGCGACCGGCAACTGGATCAAGATCGTGCAGCGCCTGCCGGTGCGTATCGAGCTCGACCAGAAGGAGCTGGAGGTGCATCCGCTTCGCATCGGGCTCTCGATGCAGGTCGACGTCGACACGCATCATGATTCCGGCACGCAGCTCGGTGCGGCTGTCAACACGACCTATCGCACGAATGTGTTTGCGCGGTACGGCGAACAAGCCGATGCGGATATCGCGAAGATCATCGAGCAGAACGAGATGACGGCACAGGCAAAAATTGCAAAGCCGGCCGAGACGAAAGTAGCGATGGCAGCGAATTGATCAACCGCCGCGCAAATCCTCGCGCACGAGACGATAACGCCCGTATCGCATGCCGTCGCTCTCGTCATGGCCCACCCACTGCATGCCCAGTTTCTGGGCCACGCGCAGCGAAGCCTGATTTTCCGCAGCGATATCGGCAATCACGCGCGGCAGTCGAACCGCGCCGAACGCATGCGCCACGAGCGCCCTCGCCGCTTCGCTCGCGATGCCTCGCCCCCACGCCGAACGAATGAGTCGCCATCCAATTTCGACGTCGGGCCCCGCGCCGTGATCGGGGATCAACAAAACCCAGCCGACGAAGCGCTCGGGATCGCTGCGCTCGTACAGGCTCCAGTAACCGAGGCCCGAGGGGTATCGGCGCACGATCCGGTGCTCGACGAATTGCCGGTGAGCGATGGGGTCGCGCCAAGGGCCGACAATGTGACGCGTCACCTCGGGGTCGCGGTCCATTGCGAGGCACGATTCCAGATCGGCGAGCGTACGCTCGCGTATCAATAGCCGGGCAGTGTCGAGCGCAGGAAGCATGGTAGGTGGCGAGGATCGCAACGAATCGACATTATGCCGGGGCAGCGAGCTAGCCTTCGAAGCGTGAGTTCATCGGCCCTCCTCGTCCCTCAAAACTCCGATTCCGAAAAAAGTTTTCCGAGCTTCTCGTATTCACGGCCAACCGACTTCACCAAGTGCATCATCTTCACGTTCGTGCCATCCCGCGCAGCGAGAAACGCCGCGCTGATCGCCGCGTTGCGGATATGTCCGCCCGCAAGCGATGCCTTCTGGGCCAACAATCCCAGATCGACGTCGGCGTCCAACCGCACCTGCGCCGGAAAGATCTGCCGCCATAGGCGTAGCCGCTCATCGCTCGTTGGAAACGGAAATTCGATGATAAAGCGAAAGCGCCGCAAAAACGCCTTGTCCAAATTACTCATCAAGTTCGTGGACAAGATCACGAGCCCCGGGTACGACTCGATCCGCTGCAATAAGAAGCCCACCTGCAAGTTCGCGAAACGATCGTGAGAATCCTTTGTCTCGGTGCGCTTGCTGAAGAGCCCTTCCGCTTCGTCGAACAGCAGTACAACGTTCA
The sequence above is a segment of the Trinickia acidisoli genome. Coding sequences within it:
- a CDS encoding HlyD family secretion protein, coding for MSDTITTNRTSAAPAQSNRNDAHDAPTGTLPNATPPGASGKRKLWLALLGIGVAIAGAAYGAYDFTYGQYHEATDDAYVNGNLVQITPQVTGTVDAVDADDTQIVKAGAPVVTLDPADSKIALLNAEAALGEAVRKVSALYVNNDYYAADVAQRASDLARAQDDLQRRVAVANTGAVSAEDVAHARDAVAAAQAALDAARQQARSNRALTARTSIEQHPDVRAAAARLRDAYLEYARNTLPAPVTGYVAQRSVQVGERVAPGTPLMSIVPLDGVWVDANFKEGQLRRMRIGEPVTMTSDVYGSSVKYHGRVIGFSAGTGSAFATLPAQNATGNWIKIVQRLPVRIELDQKELEVHPLRIGLSMQVDVDTHHDSGTQLGAAVNTTYRTNVFARYGEQADADIAKIIEQNEMTAQAKIAKPAETKVAMAAN
- a CDS encoding GNAT family N-acetyltransferase, which encodes MLPALDTARLLIRERTLADLESCLAMDRDPEVTRHIVGPWRDPIAHRQFVEHRIVRRYPSGLGYWSLYERSDPERFVGWVLLIPDHGAGPDVEIGWRLIRSAWGRGIASEAARALVAHAFGAVRLPRVIADIAAENQASLRVAQKLGMQWVGHDESDGMRYGRYRLVREDLRGG